One part of the Vicia villosa cultivar HV-30 ecotype Madison, WI linkage group LG6, Vvil1.0, whole genome shotgun sequence genome encodes these proteins:
- the LOC131611220 gene encoding isoflavone-7-O-methyltransferase 9-like, whose protein sequence is MSSSINGRKPSEIFKAQTLLYKHMYAFIDSMSLKWTVEMNIPNIIHDHGQPITLSNLVSVLQVPSSKSGNVRSLMRYLAHNGFFEIVTNRGLNNEEEAYALTVASELLVKGSDICLAPVVEGILDPTLLCSFHELKKWIYEDDLTLFDVTLGYAFWDFLDKNPNFNRSFNEAMACDSKMINLVLRDCNFVFEELESIVDVGGGTGTTAKIICKTFPMLKCIVFDRPQVVENLSDTKNLSYVGGDMFISIPNSDTILLKWILHNWSDKDCIKILKKCKEAVTSDAKRGKVIVIEMVINQKKDEKNITQMKLLMDVNMTCLFNGKERTEEEWKKLFAEAGFPNYKISPLTGYLSVIEIYP, encoded by the exons ATGAGTTCATCAATCAATGGCCGAAAaccaagtgaaattttcaaagcACAAACTCTCTTATACAAACACATGTATGCCTTCATAGATTCCATGTCTCTTAAATGGACAGTTGAAATGAACATACCAAATATCATCCATGATCATGGCCAACCAATTACTCTATCAAACCTAGTTTCAGTTCTTCAAGTTCCATCGTCCAAATCGGGTAACGTGCGTAGTCTCATGCGTTACCTCGCACACAACGGCTTCTTTGAGATTGTAACTAATCGAGGTTTGAATAATGAAGAAGAAGCTTACGCTCTAACGGTTGCATCTGAGCTTCTTGTTAAAGGAAGTGACATTTGTTTAGCTCCAGTGGTTGAGGGTATTCTTGATCCAACGCTTTTGTGCTCCTTTCATGAGCTGAAAAAGTGGATTTATGAGGATGATCTTACACTCTTTGATGTTACTTTAGGATATGCTTTTTGGGattttcttgataaaaaccctaattttaatagATCATTCAACGAGGCAATGGCTTGTGATTCGAAAATGATAAACTTGGTTTTGAGAGATTGTAATTTTGTGTTTGAAGAATTGGAATCAATTGTAGACGTTGGTGGTGGAACTGGAACAACAGCTAAGATTATTTGTAAGACATTTCCTATGCTGAAATGTATTGTTTTTGATAGGCCACAAGTTGTTGAGAATTTATCTGACACCAAGAATTTGAGTTATGTTGGTGGTGACATGTTCATATCTATTCCTAATTCTGATACTATTCTTCTTAAG TGGATTTTACATAATTGGAGTGATAAAGATTGTATTAAGATATTGAAAAAATGTAAAGAAGCAGTTACAAGTGATGCAAAAAGAGGAAAAGTGATTGTGATAGAGATGGTGATAAATCAAAAGAAAGATGAGAAGAACATTACTCAAATGAAGCTCCTTATGGATGTAAACATGACATGTCTTTTTAATGGGAAAGAGagaactgaagaagaatggaagaaactcttCGCCGAAGCTGGCTTTCCAAACTATAAGATATCTCCTTTAACAGGATATTTATCCGTTATTGAAATATATCCTTAA